The Xenopus tropicalis strain Nigerian chromosome 2, UCB_Xtro_10.0, whole genome shotgun sequence genome window below encodes:
- the zbed1 gene encoding zinc finger BED domain-containing protein 1: MENKNAEGLQPDLKLVAHPRAKSKVWKYFGFDTNAEGCILQWKKIYCRICMAQIAYSGNTSNLSYHLEKNHPDEYCEFVKSNTEQMREAFATAFSKLKPESSQQVVQETLIMKNTQSFENKKHLELTSSVISLICEGMYPASILDEPTFKNLLKTAEPRYEVPMRKYICSRVLPEKYNAIREMVLKDLTDILWCGISTDMWKSVTQNRSYVTLSVYFMSTGPSNCLSVNSRCLKTFEVPEENKAETITRVLYETFIEWGISAKVFGATTDFSKDIVKACSLLDIPVDMPCLGQTFDMGIQQAFQLPKLSSLLSRCRKLVEYFQQSSIAMYMLCEKQKQQNLFPCMLISDRVSWWGSTLVMLQRLKEQQFTIAGVLVEDSNNHHLMLEASEWNTIEGLVDLLQPFKQVAEMLSVSKYPTISMVKPLLHMLLNTSLNIKETDPKEISMAKEVIAKVLSSTYQQTPEIDMFLNVATFLDPRYKKLPFLSAFERAQVENRVIEEAKCFIDKGKENIKNEEKVFIISEEPPMKKMASSTPPPTSSINSMLAEIFCQSGSSEDQEEWHAQVVEELSNFKSQKVLGLNEDPLKWWSDRLTLFPLLPKVLQKYWCIRPTRVFPERLFNSSANVVNSKRNRLAPAHVDEQIFLYENTRNCSEAEPEDDDEGEWGLQQEQFFNLSDSVNVDSAFFSIKDNGFI; encoded by the coding sequence ATGGAGAATAAAAATGCAGAAGGTTTGCAACCTGACCTTAAACTAGTTGCCCACCCGAGAGCAAAGAGCAAGGTATGGAAGTACTTTGGGTTTGACACCAACGCAGAGGGATGTATATTGCAGTGGAAGAAGATATACTGCCGCATTTGTATGGCCCAAATTGCCTATTCTGGAAACACCTCAAACCTTTCTTATCACCTTGAGAAAAACCACCCAGATGAGTATTGTGAATTTGTAAAGAGCAATACTGAACAAATGAGAGAAGCATTTGCAACAGCCTTTTCCAAATTAAAGCCAGAATCATCCCAGCAAGTTGTACAGGAAACTTTAATAATGAAAAACACCCAGAGCTTCGAGAATAAAAAACACCTGGAGCTAACATCTTCTGTTATCAGCCTGATTTGTGAGGGAATGTACCCTGCTTCTATATTAGATGAACCTACatttaaaaaccttttaaaaacagCAGAACCAAGGTATGAGGTTCCTATGAGGAAGTATATATGTAGCAGGGTATTGCCAGAGAAATATAATGCTATTCGGGAGATGGTTTTGAAAGATCTGACCGATATCTTGTGGTGTGGGATATCCACAGATATGTGGAAGAGTGTAACTCAAAACAGGTCATATGTGACCCTCTCAGTCTACTTTATGTCTACTGGTCCCTCTAATTGTTTGTCTGTAAACTCCCGCTGTTTAAAAACATTCGAAGTCCCAGAGGAAAACAAAGCAGAGACTATTACACGTGTACTGTATGAAACCTTCATTGAGTGGGGAATCAGTGCGAAAGTTTTTGGAGCTACAACTGATTTTAGCAAAGACATTGTTAAGGCATGTTCACTTCTTGATATTCCTGTAGACATGCCTTGTTTAGGGCAGACATTTGATATGGGAATACAGCAAGCTTTTCAACTTCCAAAGCTGTCTAGCTTGCTTTCCAGATGTCGCAAACTTGTTGAGTATTTTCAGCAGTCCTCCATTGCAATGTACATGCTCTGTGAGAAACAGAAACAACAAAATCTCTTTCCCTGCATGCTCATAAGCGACCGTGTTTCCTGGTGGGGCAGCACACTTGTGATGCTGCAACGGCTTAAAGAACAGCAATTTACGATTGCAGGTGTTTTGGTGGAAGATAGCAATAACCATCATCTGATGTTAGAAGCTAGTGAGTGGAATACAATTGAAGGTTTGGTGGACCTCCTACAGCCGTTCAAGCAAGTCGCTGAGATGTTGTCAGTGTCAAAATATCCAACAATTAGTATGGTCAAACCCCTTCTCCATATGCTGCTAAATACATCATTAAACATCAAAGAGACAGACCCAAAAGAAATAAGTATGGCTAAAGAAGTGATTGCTAAAGTTCTATCCTCCACTTATCAGCAGACACCAGAAATAGACATGTTTctaaatgttgcaacttttttagaTCCGCGATATAAAAAACTGCCTTTTCTGTCTGCATTTGAGCGTGCACAAGTTGAGAACAGAGTGATAGAGGAGGCAAAATGTTTCATAGACAAAGGAAAAGAGaacattaaaaatgaagaaaaagttTTCATAATTTCAGAAGAGCCCCCAATGAAAAAAATGGCTTCTTCTACCCCGCCCCCTACCAGCAGCATCAACAGTATGTTGGCTGAGATTTTTTGCCAGTCGGGATCATCTGAAGACCAGGAGGAATGGCATGCCCAGGTTGTCGAAGAACTGAGTAATTTTAAGTCACAAAAGGTTCTTGGTCTAAATGAAGATCCGCTTAAGTGGTGGTCTGATCGTTTGACATTGTTTCCACTTTTACCAAAGGTACTTCAAAAGTACTGGTGTATAAGACCTACCCGAGTCTTCCCTGAACGTCTGTTCAATTCATCAGCCAATGTTGTAAATTCAAAAAGAAATAGATTAGCTCCTGCTCATGTGGATGAgcagatatttttatatgaaaacaCACGCAATTGCTCTGAAGCAGAGCCAGAAGATGATGATGAAGGAGAGTGGGGCTTGCAACAAGAACAGTTTTTTAATTTAAGTGACTCGGTTAATGTTGACAGTGCTTTCTTTTCCATAAAGGATAATGGATTTATTTAG